From Paenarthrobacter sp. A20:
CTGGCATCTGTGTTGCAATAGTAGGGACCGATCGGCATTCCGGAACAAGTGGGAGATCTGAGCTAACTCGTGGGCATTGTTTTCGGCCTTATCTATATTGTGTTGTTGCTGTTCTTCATTGCCCTGATCATCAGGCTCATCTTTGAATGGGTTCAGATGTTTGCCCGCCAGTGGCGGCCCCGGGGTGTGGCATTGGTAACAGCGCATGTGGTCTACTCCGTCACGGACCCTCCGCTTGGCAGGCTCCGCAGGCTGATACCGCCGCTCCAACTGGGCGGAATCTCCTTGGATTTAGGCTTTCTGATCCTGATAATTGCGGTCAG
This genomic window contains:
- a CDS encoding YggT family protein, translated to MGIVFGLIYIVLLLFFIALIIRLIFEWVQMFARQWRPRGVALVTAHVVYSVTDPPLGRLRRLIPPLQLGGISLDLGFLILIIAVSIAMAVTSSLA